The following proteins are co-located in the Mesorhizobium australicum WSM2073 genome:
- a CDS encoding PAS domain S-box protein, which translates to MPSEYSFLDVAVLDAVRQRFAAGDAIAILSVDLEQVIWANGPGAAMFGYPDIEAIIGASARLPLVARRQIMATSGFPQIGVDRSITVRLATGMTSRAVGFLASAVTLPDGENAIMLAVPAAQTGSRSAAEIAGRAISGFTEDGHFIAFIDAKGNVEAASEGFSALGIQPATLAALVADVAAEGERIVKRLVPGGRTSYPAGLARLTPERHLLVVIDEDQLEDSAAPADGSPATTESPAEEVGVRLVGTAATEASERLPVAAATEHEHVPSEPMAGEMPEPTAREIEEPAGPTPVAADNDQPAAGTPGQHDHWYFNAGEDDAPAAPEPKRVAEAVGTEAAVHSVKQDEATSPVAPTATMATRTIDRSAAPLRFVWRTDAEGKFSALSPEFADIVGHPAADVIGRRFRDVAAAFGLDASGEIAGLLERRDTWSGRSVLWPLVGSDLKIPVDLAALPVYGRGRAFEGFRGFGVARSGDAVVDPEAIGMALVPNGEMPAAPKPEAVETVPEDPKAEEPKASDPFKGEVPALTIVPKPERRFADKVIRLAEHRQPANDKGLSSLERSAFREIGERLKKDSSTAEPPAAAEPARQAEQGAGIGSLPGPHDAAKPEADAKPRADIADPNAGPAGSSQEPASGPAHEMAAPDAEDEPDAGEFSPSDAEDQRDLARLDGAQPDQAEQQAPASGSPPPEASGSLLDYAAHDSDKEATTAEDGEAAAQAEPAQAPADDDSMTSDDFRDAEEDEDWAGDAATASGDQAIAATGGTGGTHHAAETPIQPPGLHVPPLKTQGFMPSAFSVGTENKTPDTSLLGKLPVPLIIHSGDQLHYANEEFLDLTRYATLEDLEDAGGLGALFADPYADDGASDGSDRALRLKTRDGQEFPIDAILRSVPWRDGKALMLVVRRSGEDDAPAAAHAIGEEPTQPDISELKARIAEMRTIIDTATDGVVLIGSDGTIRSISRPAEALFGFDSDEVTGKPFASLFAIESQRAARDYLTGLSEPGVASVLNDGREVIGREAQGRFIPLFMTIGRLPNDSGFCAVVRDITQWKRAEEDLTQARAVAERASSQKTDFLARISHEIRTPLNAIIGFSELMVDEKFGPVANDRYRDYLRDINRSGNHVLDLVNDLLDISKIEAGQQEMAYEAVSLNDTLAETVAMMQPQANRERVIIRSSFASRLPEVVADLRSVRQIALNILSNAVRYTQAGGQVIVSTAYETSGDVVMRVRDTGIGMSQAEIEQALKPFKQINALKRGRGDGTGLGLPLTKAMVEANRARFTINSTPGEGTLVEVAFPSTRVLAE; encoded by the coding sequence ATGCCGTCCGAATATTCCTTCCTCGACGTCGCCGTGCTTGACGCGGTCCGCCAGCGGTTTGCCGCCGGCGACGCAATCGCGATCCTGTCGGTGGACCTCGAGCAGGTGATCTGGGCCAACGGGCCGGGCGCCGCCATGTTCGGCTATCCCGACATCGAAGCGATCATTGGGGCCTCGGCGCGGCTGCCGCTGGTCGCACGCCGCCAGATCATGGCGACCAGCGGTTTTCCCCAGATCGGCGTCGATCGATCGATCACCGTGCGCCTGGCGACCGGCATGACCAGTCGCGCCGTCGGCTTTCTTGCCAGTGCCGTGACGCTGCCCGACGGCGAGAATGCCATCATGCTGGCGGTGCCGGCCGCGCAGACCGGCTCGCGCAGTGCCGCCGAGATCGCCGGCCGGGCAATCAGCGGCTTTACCGAAGACGGCCATTTCATCGCCTTCATCGATGCCAAGGGCAATGTCGAGGCCGCCTCGGAGGGATTTTCGGCGCTTGGCATCCAGCCCGCGACACTGGCGGCCCTGGTGGCAGACGTCGCGGCCGAGGGCGAGCGCATCGTCAAGCGCCTCGTTCCGGGCGGCAGGACCTCCTACCCCGCCGGCCTCGCCCGGCTGACGCCGGAGCGGCATCTGCTGGTGGTGATAGACGAGGACCAACTCGAGGACAGCGCGGCTCCGGCAGACGGTTCGCCCGCGACCACGGAAAGCCCTGCCGAGGAGGTTGGCGTTCGGCTGGTGGGAACCGCCGCGACAGAGGCGAGCGAGCGGTTGCCCGTCGCTGCCGCGACCGAGCACGAACACGTCCCTTCCGAACCCATGGCTGGCGAGATGCCGGAGCCGACAGCGCGGGAAATCGAGGAGCCGGCCGGGCCGACACCCGTTGCCGCCGACAATGATCAGCCGGCGGCGGGCACGCCGGGGCAGCACGATCATTGGTATTTCAATGCCGGAGAAGACGACGCGCCAGCCGCGCCGGAACCGAAACGCGTGGCAGAGGCGGTCGGCACCGAAGCTGCGGTGCACAGCGTAAAGCAGGACGAGGCCACCTCGCCCGTAGCCCCGACCGCGACCATGGCCACCCGTACGATAGACCGCTCGGCCGCACCGCTGCGTTTTGTCTGGCGGACCGACGCCGAGGGCAAGTTCAGCGCCCTGTCGCCGGAATTCGCCGATATTGTCGGCCATCCGGCCGCCGACGTGATCGGCCGGCGCTTCCGGGATGTGGCGGCGGCTTTCGGCCTTGATGCATCCGGCGAGATCGCCGGCCTGCTGGAGCGGCGCGACACCTGGTCCGGCCGCTCGGTGCTGTGGCCGCTCGTCGGTAGCGACCTGAAGATCCCTGTCGATTTGGCGGCATTGCCTGTCTATGGCCGCGGCCGCGCCTTCGAAGGCTTCCGCGGCTTCGGCGTCGCGCGAAGCGGGGATGCGGTCGTCGATCCGGAAGCGATCGGCATGGCATTGGTGCCCAATGGCGAAATGCCGGCCGCACCCAAGCCGGAAGCCGTAGAGACAGTGCCGGAAGATCCAAAGGCCGAAGAACCAAAGGCATCGGATCCGTTCAAGGGCGAAGTGCCGGCGCTGACCATCGTCCCGAAACCGGAGCGGCGCTTTGCCGACAAGGTCATCCGGTTGGCCGAACACCGGCAGCCGGCCAACGACAAGGGGCTGTCCTCGCTGGAACGCAGCGCATTCCGCGAGATCGGCGAGCGGCTGAAAAAAGACAGTTCCACGGCAGAGCCGCCGGCGGCAGCCGAGCCGGCAAGGCAGGCGGAACAAGGTGCCGGAATAGGGTCTTTGCCCGGGCCGCACGACGCGGCCAAGCCGGAGGCCGATGCGAAGCCGCGGGCGGATATCGCCGACCCGAATGCCGGACCAGCAGGCTCGAGCCAGGAACCGGCGAGCGGCCCGGCGCATGAGATGGCAGCGCCCGATGCGGAAGACGAGCCGGATGCGGGCGAATTTTCCCCAAGCGATGCCGAGGATCAGAGGGATCTGGCGCGGCTCGACGGTGCGCAACCGGACCAGGCCGAACAACAGGCGCCGGCCTCCGGATCCCCGCCGCCGGAGGCCTCGGGCTCCCTGCTCGACTATGCCGCCCACGATAGCGACAAAGAGGCGACGACGGCCGAGGATGGCGAGGCTGCGGCGCAGGCAGAACCTGCCCAGGCACCGGCCGATGACGACAGCATGACGTCAGACGATTTTCGCGACGCCGAGGAAGACGAGGATTGGGCCGGCGACGCAGCAACTGCATCCGGCGATCAAGCGATTGCGGCCACCGGCGGAACCGGCGGCACGCATCACGCTGCCGAGACGCCCATCCAGCCGCCAGGCCTGCACGTACCGCCGCTCAAGACCCAAGGGTTCATGCCGTCGGCTTTTTCCGTCGGCACAGAAAACAAGACGCCCGATACATCGCTGCTCGGCAAGCTGCCGGTGCCGCTGATCATCCATTCAGGCGACCAGTTGCACTATGCCAACGAGGAATTCCTCGACCTGACCAGGTACGCGACGCTGGAGGACCTCGAGGATGCGGGCGGCCTCGGCGCTTTGTTTGCCGATCCCTATGCCGATGACGGCGCCTCCGACGGCAGCGACCGGGCGCTGCGGCTGAAGACGCGCGACGGGCAGGAATTCCCGATCGACGCCATCCTGCGCTCCGTGCCCTGGCGCGACGGCAAGGCCCTGATGCTGGTCGTTCGCCGTTCCGGCGAGGATGATGCGCCCGCGGCGGCGCATGCGATCGGCGAGGAGCCGACGCAGCCCGACATTTCCGAGCTCAAGGCACGCATCGCCGAGATGCGCACCATCATCGACACAGCTACCGACGGGGTCGTGCTGATCGGCAGCGACGGCACCATCCGTTCGATCAGCCGCCCGGCCGAGGCGCTGTTCGGTTTCGACAGCGACGAGGTGACCGGCAAGCCGTTCGCCTCGCTGTTTGCCATCGAGAGCCAGCGCGCGGCGCGCGACTATCTCACCGGCCTGTCGGAGCCTGGTGTGGCGAGCGTCTTGAATGACGGCCGCGAGGTGATCGGCCGCGAAGCACAGGGACGCTTCATCCCGCTGTTCATGACCATCGGCCGGTTGCCCAACGACAGCGGCTTCTGTGCCGTGGTGCGCGACATCACGCAGTGGAAGCGAGCCGAAGAGGATCTCACCCAGGCGCGCGCGGTGGCCGAACGCGCCTCCTCGCAGAAGACAGATTTCCTCGCCCGCATCAGCCATGAGATCCGCACGCCGCTCAACGCCATCATCGGCTTTTCCGAACTGATGGTCGACGAGAAGTTCGGGCCGGTGGCCAATGACCGCTACCGCGATTATCTGCGCGACATCAACCGCTCGGGCAACCACGTGCTCGACCTGGTCAACGACCTCCTGGATATCTCGAAGATCGAGGCCGGCCAGCAGGAAATGGCTTATGAGGCGGTGTCGCTCAACGATACGCTGGCCGAAACCGTGGCGATGATGCAGCCCCAGGCCAACCGCGAACGCGTCATCATCCGCTCCAGCTTCGCCTCGCGGCTGCCGGAAGTGGTGGCGGACCTGCGCAGCGTGCGCCAGATCGCGCTCAACATCCTGTCCAACGCCGTGCGCTATACCCAGGCCGGCGGCCAGGTGATCGTCTCGACCGCCTACGAGACCTCGGGCGACGTCGTCATGCGGGTCCGCGACACCGGCATCGGCATGAGCCAGGCCGAGATCGAGCAGGCGCTGAAGCCGTTCAAGCAGATCAATGCGCTGAAGCGTGGGCGCGGCGACGGCACCGGCCTTGGCCTGCCGCTGACCAAGGCGATGGTGGAAGCCAACCGCGCCCGCTTCACCATCAATTCGACGCCCGGCGAAGGCACGCTGGTGGAGGTTGCGTTTCCCTCGACCCGGGTGCTCGCGGAATAG
- a CDS encoding phasin: MSRTKTAETIENVEFPSFDASKATDQMRAFAEKGVEQSKEAYAKLKTGAEETQKALESTYETAKAVSSDLSLKTITALRANAEAGFSHLEALIGAKSLSEVIELQTAFLRKRVELTVEQAKDFQAVASKAAEDVSKPIKTAFEKAIKEIKAA; this comes from the coding sequence ATGTCCAGGACCAAGACCGCCGAGACGATCGAAAACGTTGAATTCCCGAGCTTCGACGCTTCCAAGGCCACCGACCAGATGCGCGCTTTCGCCGAAAAGGGCGTTGAGCAGTCGAAGGAGGCCTACGCCAAGCTCAAGACCGGTGCCGAGGAAACCCAGAAGGCCCTGGAGTCGACCTACGAAACCGCCAAGGCTGTTTCCAGCGACCTGTCGCTCAAGACCATCACCGCGCTGCGCGCCAACGCCGAGGCCGGCTTCTCGCATCTCGAAGCCCTGATCGGCGCGAAGTCGCTGTCGGAAGTCATCGAGTTGCAGACCGCGTTCCTGCGTAAGCGCGTCGAACTGACCGTCGAGCAGGCCAAGGACTTCCAGGCCGTTGCCTCCAAGGCGGCCGAGGACGTCTCGAAGCCGATCAAGACCGCCTTCGAGAAGGCGATCAAGGAAATCAAGGCCGCCTAA
- a CDS encoding DUF6538 domain-containing protein, which translates to MGRRREEQDPDRFLRVRGSHFHYYRRVPKELRDLDERGEFVRRALDTIDRSKARTARDLHEAADNALWSSLMVGDNPQAARIRYQRAIKRAEALGFVYRPLADILIAEPLDTILQRVEATIGKPHSSPLIDAVSGAVAPPDDKISKALQLYFTDIARDEIRSKSPDQRKRWKAKRQMSVDVFIALVGDKRMGEITRDNARTVHKYWLDRIAPEKGRADRSASTGNRNMGNLRSLYADYYRHIGLPEQKNPFADLSFSDKSKRSRPPFPTDWIRDKIFAPGALATLNDEARGIVLAFAETGARPSELANLHAGVIHLDHEVPHISIEPRDDPDDPREIKTASSVRKVPLIGVALEVFKKHPKGFPRYKDREASLSALLNKHFETHGLFPTDKHTVYSLRHSFEDRMKNARLDEELRRMLMGHTIDRPKYGEGGEMKMWQEELMKIVLPFDPAIV; encoded by the coding sequence ATGGGAAGACGCCGCGAAGAGCAAGACCCTGACCGCTTCCTTAGGGTGCGAGGCAGCCATTTTCACTACTACCGCCGCGTCCCAAAGGAACTCCGGGATCTCGATGAGCGTGGTGAATTCGTTCGTCGCGCCTTGGACACGATTGACCGGTCGAAGGCCCGAACTGCCCGCGATCTTCATGAGGCTGCCGACAACGCGCTTTGGTCCTCCCTTATGGTGGGAGACAATCCTCAAGCCGCACGCATTCGATACCAGCGAGCGATCAAACGCGCGGAAGCCTTGGGGTTCGTTTACCGGCCGCTCGCGGACATCCTTATTGCCGAGCCGCTCGACACAATCTTGCAGCGCGTCGAAGCCACGATTGGAAAACCTCACAGCTCACCACTGATCGACGCGGTCAGCGGTGCGGTAGCCCCACCTGACGATAAGATATCAAAGGCGCTGCAACTCTATTTTACCGACATTGCTCGCGACGAAATCCGCAGCAAAAGCCCAGATCAGAGAAAGCGGTGGAAGGCAAAACGCCAAATGAGCGTCGACGTCTTCATAGCCTTGGTAGGCGACAAGCGAATGGGCGAGATCACCCGCGACAACGCGCGGACGGTCCACAAATATTGGCTGGACAGAATTGCGCCTGAGAAGGGGAGGGCCGACCGCTCGGCGTCGACCGGCAACCGAAATATGGGTAATCTCCGGAGCCTTTACGCCGATTACTATCGGCATATTGGGCTTCCCGAGCAGAAGAACCCCTTCGCCGACCTGTCATTCAGCGACAAGTCGAAGCGCTCTCGGCCTCCATTTCCAACCGACTGGATTCGCGACAAGATATTTGCACCTGGCGCGCTGGCGACGCTCAATGACGAGGCACGCGGCATCGTGCTTGCCTTCGCGGAAACGGGTGCCAGGCCAAGCGAACTCGCCAACCTCCACGCCGGTGTCATCCATCTTGATCATGAAGTGCCCCACATTTCGATCGAGCCACGTGACGACCCTGATGATCCGCGCGAGATCAAGACCGCTTCATCGGTGCGCAAGGTGCCTCTGATCGGTGTCGCTCTCGAGGTGTTCAAGAAGCATCCGAAGGGCTTTCCGCGGTACAAGGATCGTGAGGCGTCCTTATCAGCGCTGCTCAACAAGCACTTCGAGACCCACGGATTGTTCCCGACCGACAAGCACACGGTGTATTCGCTGCGGCACTCCTTCGAAGACCGTATGAAGAATGCCAGGCTGGACGAGGAACTGCGTCGCATGCTGATGGGCCATACAATTGACCGGCCAAAATATGGCGAGGGCGGTGAGATGAAGATGTGGCAGGAAGAACTCATGAAGATCGTTCTGCCCTTTGATCCCGCGATCGTTTAG
- a CDS encoding agmatine deiminase family protein: MALDWTFDAYGGFDGGLYSPWDLDDLVARKVLEAEGMARYRAPLIAEGGGLQCDGQGTLITTEQCLLNQNRNAHLGKAEVERQLGDFLGVDTIIWLPRGFAFDETDGHVDDIYCFVRPGVVALSWTDDREDTRSCARRGNPAFGPRCARPRLEVHRLPHPLPIETTAEESESIDRSDQTWARPVGNRVAASYVNYYPGNSVVVVPEFGSDLDVKAKQKLAELFPDHKIIGIENSREILLGGGNVACITLPVYAPQTRPEAA, encoded by the coding sequence GTGGCGCTCGACTGGACCTTCGATGCCTACGGCGGCTTCGACGGCGGACTTTACTCGCCCTGGGACCTGGATGACCTGGTGGCGCGAAAGGTGCTCGAGGCCGAAGGAATGGCTCGCTACCGGGCGCCGTTGATTGCCGAGGGCGGCGGTCTGCAATGCGACGGCCAAGGCACGCTCATCACGACCGAGCAGTGCCTTCTCAATCAAAACCGCAATGCCCATCTCGGCAAGGCCGAGGTGGAGCGGCAGCTCGGCGACTTTCTCGGCGTCGACACCATCATCTGGCTGCCGCGAGGCTTTGCCTTCGACGAAACCGATGGCCATGTCGACGATATCTACTGCTTCGTGCGACCCGGCGTGGTCGCGCTGAGCTGGACGGACGACCGGGAAGACACGAGATCGTGCGCGAGGCGAGGAAATCCTGCGTTCGGCCCGCGATGCGCGCGGCCGCGTCTGGAGGTCCACCGGCTGCCCCATCCCCTGCCCATCGAGACGACGGCGGAGGAAAGCGAAAGCATCGACCGCTCCGATCAGACATGGGCGCGCCCGGTAGGAAACCGCGTCGCCGCCAGCTACGTTAACTACTATCCGGGCAACAGCGTTGTGGTCGTTCCGGAATTCGGCTCCGATCTCGACGTGAAGGCAAAGCAGAAACTGGCTGAACTGTTTCCCGACCACAAGATAATCGGCATCGAGAACTCCCGCGAAATCCTCTTGGGGGGTGGAAATGTTGCCTGTATCACCCTGCCGGTTTATGCCCCGCAGACAAGACCAGAGGCGGCTTGA
- a CDS encoding agmatine deiminase family protein: MVSSLSRTLATKPKQDGFRAPGEFEPKAGCWLIWPERPDTWRLGANSAQMLFADVASAIAQSEPLTVAVSSPQWQNARARLPADVRVVEMSSNDSWRRDSGPNFVVNDQDEVRGARLDLRCLRRLRRRTLLALGPG, encoded by the coding sequence GTGGTCTCATCATTGTCACGCACACTCGCGACAAAGCCGAAGCAGGACGGATTTCGTGCACCCGGCGAATTCGAGCCCAAGGCTGGTTGCTGGCTGATCTGGCCGGAGCGTCCCGACACCTGGCGCCTAGGTGCCAATTCGGCGCAAATGCTGTTTGCCGATGTCGCGTCGGCGATCGCGCAAAGCGAACCCCTGACCGTGGCTGTATCCAGTCCCCAGTGGCAGAACGCGCGGGCCCGGTTGCCGGCCGATGTGCGCGTGGTGGAAATGTCGAGCAACGATTCCTGGCGGCGCGACAGCGGTCCCAACTTCGTCGTGAACGACCAGGATGAGGTGCGTGGCGCTCGACTGGACCTTCGATGCCTACGGCGGCTTCGACGGCGGACTTTACTCGCCCTGGGACCTGGATGA
- a CDS encoding LysR family transcriptional regulator, with protein MNITLRQLRAFIAVAENGQFNLAARSLHLTQSAVSILVRDLESEIGVRLFDRHTRMVSLTVVGQEFLPQARKILKDLDLAVGDVRDNVSLKRGQVTIAAAIVLAATIVPPIIARFLRKYPEISVSIRDMPEEAIGPAIKRNEVDIAVGTSSEDDPEIAGTPLLRDRLMLVCREDHRLAKRKSVRWAELADETMIVLAAANPLRNLVEHNLIRVVPNFRPKYEVRFSTTAISMIAAGMGIAVLPENSSQLASAVRVTTVDLIDPLVMRDVSLLQRGQHSLSPAAERLKEAFVASFANPDGPPI; from the coding sequence ATGAACATAACCTTGCGGCAACTGCGGGCATTCATCGCAGTCGCCGAAAATGGGCAGTTCAACCTTGCCGCAAGAAGCCTCCATCTCACGCAATCCGCGGTGAGCATCCTGGTGCGAGACCTTGAATCGGAAATCGGCGTGCGCCTTTTCGACCGCCATACGAGGATGGTGTCTCTCACGGTTGTCGGGCAGGAATTCCTGCCGCAGGCCCGCAAGATCCTGAAGGATCTGGACCTTGCGGTCGGCGACGTCAGGGACAATGTCTCGCTTAAGCGCGGCCAGGTGACCATAGCCGCCGCCATCGTGCTGGCGGCGACGATCGTGCCGCCCATCATTGCGCGATTTCTGCGAAAATATCCGGAAATCTCCGTTAGCATCCGCGATATGCCCGAAGAAGCCATCGGTCCGGCCATCAAGCGCAACGAGGTCGATATTGCAGTCGGCACTTCCTCGGAAGATGACCCTGAGATCGCCGGCACGCCCCTGTTGCGCGACAGGCTCATGCTCGTTTGTCGGGAAGATCACCGGCTTGCCAAGCGCAAATCAGTGCGCTGGGCTGAGCTGGCGGACGAAACGATGATCGTGCTGGCCGCGGCAAATCCGCTGCGCAACCTCGTCGAGCACAACCTCATTCGGGTGGTTCCGAATTTCCGGCCGAAATACGAGGTGCGCTTTTCTACGACGGCTATCAGCATGATCGCCGCCGGTATGGGAATTGCCGTACTGCCGGAGAACTCCAGCCAGCTAGCCTCCGCTGTGCGCGTTACGACCGTCGATCTCATCGACCCGCTTGTCATGCGAGACGTCTCGTTACTGCAGCGAGGTCAGCATAGCCTTTCGCCCGCGGCGGAACGTTTGAAGGAAGCGTTTGTCGCCAGCTTCGCCAACCCGGATGGCCCGCCAATTTGA
- a CDS encoding ABC transporter ATP-binding protein: MSRKPFLRVENIRKRFGPVVASDGVSLEIEAGEIHSLLGENGAGKSVLMSMICGMVRPDEGEIVYKGDVVRFNSPREAIRHRIGMVHQHFMLVPNLTVGENYVLGQGSPLRAINDMDKVHAKIRELSSRYALDVRPDALVADLSVGEQQRVEILKVLFHGIDLLILDEPTAVLTPQETDRLLSLMSDLVADGKTVVFISHKLDEVMRVSNRITVMRDGRVVHTVNAADTDARALARMMVGRDVRMELPRGSGVPGRAILSVENLACRSEIGLPAVSGVSLDVRAGEIVGVAGVSGNGQTELALALSGLLPIDSGRIVLNGRDITGLEPADVNASSFAHIPEDRHKHGIVLSLSLGENAILQRYDQPPFAVRGMLNRRAIGEHTRDLIRRFHVKSRDEDQPIGNLSGGNQQKLVVARELARNPDFILVNQLTRGIDIGAMEFVMEEMLKQRDAGRAVLLISTELEELFAICDRILVMFHGEILGELPPDRSRLDELGLLMAGKTEQNARHPAHVG; encoded by the coding sequence ATGTCACGGAAACCCTTCCTGCGCGTCGAGAATATCCGCAAGCGCTTCGGTCCTGTCGTTGCCAGCGACGGCGTGTCGCTGGAAATCGAGGCGGGCGAGATTCATTCGCTGCTCGGCGAGAACGGGGCAGGCAAGAGCGTTCTGATGAGCATGATCTGCGGCATGGTGCGGCCCGACGAGGGTGAGATCGTCTACAAGGGGGATGTGGTACGCTTCAACAGCCCTCGCGAGGCAATCCGCCACCGCATCGGCATGGTGCATCAGCATTTCATGCTCGTGCCCAACCTGACAGTCGGGGAAAACTATGTGCTTGGCCAGGGCTCGCCGCTCAGGGCCATCAACGACATGGACAAGGTCCATGCGAAGATCCGCGAACTGAGCAGCCGCTACGCGCTTGACGTGCGCCCCGACGCTCTTGTCGCGGATCTCTCCGTCGGCGAGCAGCAGCGCGTCGAAATCCTGAAAGTGCTGTTCCACGGCATTGACCTTCTGATCCTGGACGAGCCGACGGCCGTGCTTACGCCGCAGGAAACCGACCGTCTTCTCTCGCTCATGAGCGACCTCGTCGCGGATGGAAAGACCGTGGTCTTCATCTCGCACAAGCTCGACGAAGTGATGCGCGTCAGCAACCGCATCACCGTCATGCGCGACGGGCGCGTCGTGCACACCGTTAACGCCGCCGATACGGACGCGCGCGCGCTTGCCCGGATGATGGTCGGCCGCGATGTACGCATGGAGTTGCCGCGCGGCTCGGGCGTGCCTGGGCGCGCCATACTGTCAGTGGAAAACCTTGCCTGCCGCAGCGAGATTGGCCTGCCCGCCGTGAGCGGCGTGAGCCTTGATGTGCGTGCCGGCGAGATCGTCGGCGTTGCAGGTGTGTCCGGGAACGGCCAGACCGAACTCGCGCTCGCCCTTTCGGGCCTGCTACCGATCGATTCAGGCCGCATCGTGCTGAATGGCAGGGATATCACCGGGCTTGAGCCGGCCGATGTCAACGCCAGCAGCTTCGCCCATATACCCGAGGACCGGCACAAGCACGGCATCGTGCTATCGCTCTCGCTGGGCGAGAACGCCATCCTCCAGCGCTATGACCAACCACCCTTCGCGGTGCGCGGCATGCTCAACCGTCGCGCCATCGGCGAACACACCCGCGACCTCATCAGGCGTTTCCATGTCAAATCCCGAGACGAGGATCAGCCGATCGGCAACCTTTCCGGCGGCAACCAGCAGAAGCTGGTCGTCGCCCGCGAGCTTGCCCGTAATCCCGATTTCATCCTCGTCAACCAGCTCACTCGTGGCATCGATATCGGCGCGATGGAATTCGTCATGGAGGAGATGCTGAAGCAGCGTGACGCCGGCCGGGCCGTTTTGCTGATCTCGACCGAGTTGGAAGAGCTCTTCGCGATTTGCGATCGCATCCTCGTCATGTTCCACGGCGAAATTCTCGGCGAACTGCCCCCGGACCGCAGCAGGCTTGACGAACTGGGATTGCTCATGGCCGGCAAAACGGAGCAGAACGCGCGACATCCAGCGCATGTGGGCTAG
- a CDS encoding ABC transporter permease, with amino-acid sequence MNEMMFLTFLATLAGAAWRLATPLIFASIGEVFSERAGVLNIGLEGTMLVGAFCGFAMAFATGSIPLGLLAGMVGGMLFGLVFAVFTISFKADQIVVGAALNLLGMGLTAFLFRTYYVSTGKGIEIAQPVHIPWFSDLPFLGEAFFRQNLIVYSTILVAILAGFVLYRTSFGLTLRAVGEHPKAVDVAGRSVAAYRYAAVMIGTGLAGLGGAFLTLGHSNQFVEGITSGRGFIALAVVVFARWSPTGAFFVSLLFGLFYALQLMLQAQASVVVPYQVLQALPYAMTIIALVVIRGKGAAPSKLGQPYEMR; translated from the coding sequence ATGAACGAAATGATGTTTCTCACCTTCCTCGCGACGCTGGCGGGTGCTGCCTGGCGGCTCGCGACGCCGTTGATCTTTGCCTCGATCGGCGAGGTGTTTTCGGAGCGGGCGGGCGTGCTCAACATCGGCCTGGAAGGCACCATGTTGGTCGGTGCCTTTTGCGGTTTCGCAATGGCATTTGCCACCGGCAGTATCCCGCTAGGACTGCTTGCCGGCATGGTCGGCGGCATGCTGTTCGGGCTGGTCTTCGCCGTCTTCACGATCAGCTTCAAGGCCGACCAGATCGTCGTTGGCGCGGCGCTCAACCTGCTCGGCATGGGACTGACGGCCTTCCTCTTCCGAACCTACTATGTCTCGACGGGCAAGGGCATCGAGATCGCACAGCCAGTCCATATCCCCTGGTTCAGCGACCTGCCCTTTCTCGGCGAAGCCTTCTTTCGGCAGAATCTCATCGTCTACAGCACGATCCTCGTCGCCATCCTGGCCGGCTTCGTGCTCTACCGGACATCCTTCGGCCTGACGCTGCGCGCGGTCGGCGAGCACCCTAAGGCGGTCGACGTCGCCGGCCGCAGCGTCGCCGCCTATCGTTACGCCGCTGTGATGATCGGCACGGGCCTGGCCGGACTCGGCGGCGCATTCCTGACGCTCGGCCATTCCAACCAATTCGTCGAGGGCATCACCTCTGGCCGCGGCTTCATCGCGCTGGCCGTGGTCGTTTTCGCGCGATGGTCGCCGACGGGGGCCTTCTTCGTCTCGCTGCTCTTCGGCCTCTTCTATGCCCTGCAACTCATGCTCCAGGCTCAGGCGTCCGTGGTCGTGCCCTACCAGGTTCTGCAGGCGCTACCCTATGCCATGACAATCATTGCGCTCGTCGTGATCCGCGGCAAGGGCGCCGCGCCCAGCAAACTCGGCCAGCCCTACGAGATGAGATAA
- a CDS encoding ABC transporter permease yields MPAPPIHNRPGSCTKPGRPASFPTYVCISAFSSPWRQRSHSTSSCQRSSRGFALRVVGLNPHAARYAGMDVARNVMTAICISGAMAGLAGAFEVAGVTHRLYQNISPGYGFEGIAVALLANNNPLAAILSGCLFATLRSGSEILQINSQVPQVLVLVIQGVVILSVVAFAKFRDVLRTIN; encoded by the coding sequence ATGCCAGCGCCGCCTATCCACAATCGGCCCGGCTCGTGCACGAAGCCTGGACGCCCCGCATCGTTCCCGACATACGTCTGCATATCGGCATTCTCGTCGCCGTGGCGGCAGCGGTCGCACTCTACATCTTCCTGCCAGCGCAGCAGCCGCGGTTTCGCGCTCCGCGTCGTCGGCCTCAACCCGCATGCCGCCCGTTATGCCGGAATGGACGTGGCGCGCAACGTAATGACCGCCATCTGCATCAGCGGCGCGATGGCTGGTCTCGCAGGCGCCTTCGAGGTGGCAGGCGTCACGCACCGGCTGTATCAGAACATTTCTCCCGGCTACGGCTTCGAGGGCATCGCGGTTGCGCTTCTCGCCAACAACAATCCGCTGGCGGCGATCCTGTCGGGCTGTCTCTTCGCAACACTGAGGTCCGGCTCGGAAATCCTCCAGATCAACTCGCAGGTTCCGCAGGTACTCGTGCTCGTCATTCAGGGCGTCGTCATTCTCTCGGTCGTCGCCTTCGCCAAGTTCCGCGACGTCCTCAGGACCATAAACTGA